A genomic window from Nosocomiicoccus massiliensis includes:
- a CDS encoding CoA-disulfide reductase has product MKLVIIGGLSGGMTVASQFRRLNTTSEIVVYDKNPYVSFANCGLPYYLSREVSERSDLIARTPEQLKNQGIDVHTEHEVISVNDKENYVTVKNLKTGDTFDDPYDKLIVSPGAQANEIEAVKHAPQSFVLQHLHHLDLIEQYITENDVKHAVVIGTGFVGLEVSEQLRKRGLEVTILQHNERVYSTIEEEFSEPIKEEMDKNGIRLELNSEPVKLDGTKLTLNNGEVIDAELIIQAIGITPRTDFLKSSNVVMNDGYIPVDEYGLTNIDNIYAIGDAIETHYQHVPHKKVSVALAWPAHRLAYIIANHLAENDQYKHDGLLSVSILRYFDVAVGKMGLSLKDLEDEDYIIVEQTQNNKAGYMPGAKPLSLKIYVDKNTRKILRASGIGEKGLDKRLDILSTLTRLGGTVDDLINIEVAYAPPFSSPKDIVNMLGYKAIGKL; this is encoded by the coding sequence ATGAAACTTGTCATAATCGGTGGATTATCAGGTGGAATGACGGTGGCAAGTCAATTTAGACGACTCAATACAACGAGCGAAATCGTTGTATACGATAAAAACCCATATGTAAGTTTCGCAAACTGTGGTTTGCCGTATTATTTATCTCGTGAAGTGAGCGAGAGATCTGATTTAATCGCGCGTACTCCTGAACAATTAAAAAATCAAGGCATCGATGTGCATACTGAACATGAAGTCATTTCAGTAAACGATAAGGAAAATTATGTTACAGTGAAAAATTTAAAAACAGGAGACACATTTGACGATCCATACGACAAATTAATAGTATCTCCTGGTGCACAAGCAAATGAAATAGAAGCAGTAAAACACGCACCACAATCATTTGTACTTCAGCACTTACATCATTTAGATCTCATCGAACAATATATTACTGAAAATGACGTTAAGCATGCAGTTGTAATCGGTACAGGATTTGTTGGTCTTGAAGTGTCTGAACAGTTACGTAAGCGTGGACTTGAAGTAACCATTCTCCAACATAACGAAAGAGTATACAGCACAATAGAAGAAGAGTTTAGTGAACCGATTAAAGAAGAGATGGATAAAAACGGCATTCGATTAGAACTAAACAGTGAACCTGTAAAGTTAGATGGAACAAAGCTTACGTTAAATAATGGTGAAGTCATCGATGCAGAACTCATCATTCAAGCAATTGGTATTACACCGCGTACAGACTTTTTAAAATCGTCTAACGTCGTCATGAATGACGGATATATACCTGTCGATGAATATGGATTAACAAACATCGACAATATTTACGCTATCGGGGACGCAATAGAAACACATTACCAGCACGTACCTCATAAAAAAGTATCTGTGGCGCTCGCTTGGCCTGCACATCGACTCGCGTACATTATCGCAAATCATCTTGCTGAAAACGATCAGTACAAACACGACGGATTACTTTCAGTATCTATTTTAAGATATTTCGATGTTGCTGTTGGTAAAATGGGATTATCATTAAAAGACTTAGAAGACGAAGACTATATCATCGTTGAGCAAACACAAAATAATAAAGCAGGATATATGCCAGGTGCAAAACCTTTATCGTTAAAAATTTACGTCGACAAAAATACACGTAAAATTTTAAGAGCATCCGGTATAGGTGAAAAAGGACTCGACAAACGTTTAGATATACTCTCAACACTCACACGTCTCGGTGGGACTGTTGATGATCTAATTAACATTGAGGTTGCATATGCACCTCCATTTAGTAGTCCAAAAGATATCGTCAATATGCTCGGATATAAAGCAATCGGGAAGCTATAA
- a CDS encoding metal-sulfur cluster assembly factor → MDKAMEESMLGALENVIDPELGIDIVNLGLVYGVFLDEDGNAGVEMTLTSMGCPMGPEIVQMVEESLLELPEVKNVNVQIVWNPPWTKDNMSRYAKIALGVS, encoded by the coding sequence ATGGATAAAGCAATGGAAGAAAGCATGCTCGGTGCGTTAGAAAACGTTATTGACCCAGAGCTCGGTATAGATATTGTAAACTTAGGTTTAGTTTACGGTGTGTTTTTAGATGAAGATGGTAATGCGGGTGTTGAAATGACACTTACGTCAATGGGGTGCCCGATGGGTCCAGAGATTGTACAAATGGTTGAAGAATCATTATTAGAATTACCGGAAGTTAAAAACGTGAACGTTCAAATTGTTTGGAATCCACCTTGGACAAAAGATAATATGTCACGTTATGCGAAGATCGCTTTAGGTGTATCATAA
- a CDS encoding Cof-type HAD-IIB family hydrolase, with amino-acid sequence MKPYLICLDLDGTLLTDENTIGDYTNRVVQELKRQGHYVMITTGRPYRASVPYYKELRLNTPIVNFNGAFVHHPLDFEFKTLQETLPQDVIEDIVVHIDKYDIKNIVAEVRDDLYFQYHDSVLMDEFYMGDPKKVAGDLRDNMPEEATSLLIKTTEDRIDYIRHAFDNVYAETLAHRQWAPQLAIIEIIKKGVSKATGIKYVLDALNLDESRTIAFGDEDNDLQMIEYVSHGVAMKNAIDELKDIAKDVTPFDNNNDGVGRYLNDYFNLNIEYKEL; translated from the coding sequence ATGAAACCGTATCTTATATGTTTAGATTTAGACGGCACGTTACTCACTGATGAAAATACAATTGGAGACTATACAAATCGTGTCGTTCAAGAATTAAAAAGACAAGGACACTACGTCATGATTACTACGGGGCGACCGTATCGTGCGTCAGTTCCTTACTATAAAGAGTTACGATTAAACACACCAATCGTTAACTTTAACGGTGCATTCGTGCACCACCCATTAGATTTTGAATTTAAAACATTACAAGAAACATTACCTCAAGATGTTATCGAGGATATCGTCGTACATATCGATAAATACGACATTAAAAACATTGTCGCAGAAGTTCGTGATGATTTATACTTCCAATATCACGACAGCGTCTTAATGGATGAGTTTTATATGGGAGACCCTAAAAAAGTCGCAGGTGACTTACGTGATAATATGCCAGAAGAAGCAACGTCACTTCTCATTAAAACAACTGAAGACCGCATCGATTATATTCGTCACGCATTTGATAATGTGTATGCTGAAACACTTGCACATAGGCAGTGGGCACCACAACTTGCGATCATCGAGATTATCAAAAAAGGTGTCTCAAAAGCGACAGGTATCAAATATGTATTAGATGCTTTAAACTTAGATGAGTCTCGTACAATCGCATTTGGAGATGAAGACAACGATCTTCAAATGATCGAGTACGTCAGTCATGGTGTCGCTATGAAAAACGCAATCGATGAATTAAAAGATATCGCTAAAGACGTCACGCCGTTTGATAACAACAACGACGGTGTCGGTCGATATTTAAATGATTACTTTAACTTAAATATTGAATATAAGGAGTTATAA
- a CDS encoding DegV family protein produces MKLLVDSCSDISLDFAKEHQLFFIPLTINVDGKEYLDKYEISSEEVSKAVDDGIRPLTSQANPDELYNYFNEALKEDSTIIYLSFSSQLSGTYQSANIARDMILEERDDVDITVIDSLSASYGYGLLVERAAKYVNDGLSKEEVIKNIERDKAHIRHLFTVSDLDYLAKGGRLSKGQAFLGSLLNIRPLLHVEDGKLVPIEKYRGVKRVLKRMVELMKEEGAATEVHITHADNLKDAEALKNLILKETDLTNVQISSIGPTIISHTGNGTIALFYFTEGV; encoded by the coding sequence ATGAAATTATTAGTAGATAGCTGTTCAGACATCAGTTTAGATTTCGCTAAAGAACATCAGTTATTTTTTATACCACTAACAATCAACGTCGACGGTAAAGAGTATCTCGACAAATACGAAATTTCAAGTGAAGAAGTATCAAAAGCAGTCGATGATGGCATTCGTCCACTGACGAGTCAAGCAAACCCAGATGAGTTATATAACTATTTTAATGAAGCTTTAAAAGAAGACTCGACGATTATTTATTTATCGTTTTCAAGTCAATTATCTGGAACGTATCAAAGTGCGAACATCGCGCGCGATATGATTTTAGAAGAGCGTGACGACGTTGATATTACTGTCATCGACTCGTTAAGTGCAAGTTACGGTTACGGACTACTCGTTGAACGCGCTGCAAAATATGTAAATGACGGTTTATCTAAAGAAGAAGTTATTAAAAATATCGAAAGAGATAAAGCACACATTCGTCATTTATTTACAGTATCTGATTTAGATTACCTCGCTAAAGGTGGTCGTCTCTCTAAAGGGCAAGCATTTTTAGGTAGCCTTTTAAACATTCGCCCTCTTCTCCATGTAGAAGACGGAAAACTCGTACCGATTGAAAAGTATCGCGGAGTGAAACGCGTTTTAAAACGTATGGTTGAACTTATGAAAGAAGAAGGTGCAGCGACTGAAGTACACATTACTCATGCTGACAACTTAAAAGATGCAGAAGCGTTAAAAAATCTAATTTTAAAAGAGACGGATTTAACGAACGTTCAAATTTCTAGTATCGGTCCAACGATTATTTCACATACTGGGAACGGAACAATTGCACTATTTTACTTTACTGAAGGAGTGTAA